In Chryseobacterium gotjawalense, the following are encoded in one genomic region:
- a CDS encoding S9 family peptidase, translating into MKFSKFSLLFLVTGSFLFAQNQKFTIAESVNGLRSNLAVKNISQFTWADDGKSYYETTQNGYLMTEVSTHKQDTLVSLYQLNKTLSSDKKLKSIPRITFINKDKGYFNKGSQNFWIERSGKEWKIKEGTELNKEAENTQMLGDNQGFVYTVKNNLYLNKNGKVTAITNDENKDILYGQAVHQREFGISKGIFISPDNSKIAFYRMDQSMVADYPVIDWSVVPAVNKNIKYPMAGTPSHHVTLGIYDLKTNKTIFLNTVGDPEQYLTVFTWNPDSKSVFVGVLNRDQNDLKMNQYNASTGSFMKNIFEEQSDKYVEPQQQLLFFPNSTTDFIWQSQRTGFNHLFHYNVEKGLVAQLTKGDWAVTDILGFNEKKKEIFYVSTQVSPLERHLYKLDWTNFKTQRLDQGAGMHSGILSKDGNHLYDTYSNANTPRIANLINTNTLKIKNILSAENTLKNYQRPEIKNVTLKADDGTPLYGKIILPTDFDANKKYPVIVYLYNGPHAQLITDAFPASGNLWYEFMAQKGYIVFTMDGRGSSNRGLKFEQAIFRNAGETEMKDQLQGVDYLKSLPYVDADRLGIHGWSYGGFMTTSFMLKHPDVFKVGVAGGPVIDWNMYEIMYTERYMDTPQSNPEGYRQANLLDKVQNLKGHLLMIHGAQDNVVVWQHSINFLKAAVDHGVQMDYFVYPGHEHNVVGKDRVHLMQKVTDYFDEYLKK; encoded by the coding sequence ATGAAGTTTTCAAAATTCTCTTTATTATTCCTTGTTACAGGAAGTTTTCTCTTTGCACAAAATCAAAAATTTACGATTGCTGAATCAGTAAACGGTTTAAGAAGCAATCTTGCCGTGAAAAATATTTCCCAGTTTACCTGGGCTGATGACGGTAAATCATATTATGAAACGACTCAAAACGGTTATTTAATGACTGAGGTTTCTACCCATAAACAGGATACTTTGGTTTCATTGTATCAGCTGAATAAGACTTTGTCTTCAGATAAAAAATTAAAATCAATTCCCAGAATAACTTTTATCAATAAGGATAAAGGATATTTTAACAAGGGATCGCAAAATTTTTGGATCGAGCGTTCTGGCAAAGAATGGAAAATTAAAGAAGGAACGGAACTCAATAAAGAAGCTGAGAATACCCAAATGTTGGGAGATAATCAAGGCTTCGTTTATACTGTGAAAAATAATTTATACCTCAATAAAAACGGAAAAGTCACTGCCATTACCAATGATGAAAATAAAGATATCTTGTACGGACAGGCGGTTCATCAAAGAGAGTTTGGCATCAGCAAAGGTATTTTTATTTCTCCCGACAACTCGAAAATTGCTTTTTACAGAATGGATCAGTCGATGGTTGCCGATTATCCGGTTATCGACTGGAGTGTGGTTCCCGCGGTGAATAAAAATATTAAATATCCAATGGCAGGAACCCCTTCTCACCACGTTACTTTAGGGATTTATGACCTCAAAACCAATAAAACTATTTTCTTAAATACCGTAGGTGATCCAGAACAATATCTGACCGTGTTTACCTGGAATCCAGATTCGAAATCGGTTTTCGTAGGAGTGCTGAACCGCGATCAGAATGATTTGAAAATGAATCAGTACAACGCTTCTACCGGAAGTTTTATGAAAAATATATTTGAGGAACAGTCTGATAAATATGTTGAGCCACAACAGCAATTGTTGTTTTTTCCGAATTCAACGACCGATTTTATTTGGCAAAGTCAGCGTACCGGGTTTAATCATTTATTCCATTATAATGTAGAGAAAGGTCTGGTTGCACAGTTGACGAAAGGAGATTGGGCCGTCACCGATATTCTCGGTTTTAATGAAAAAAAGAAAGAAATCTTCTACGTTTCTACCCAGGTTTCTCCATTGGAAAGACATCTGTATAAACTGGACTGGACTAATTTTAAAACCCAGAGATTAGATCAGGGAGCCGGTATGCATTCAGGTATTTTGAGTAAAGACGGGAATCATTTGTACGATACCTACAGCAATGCAAATACGCCGCGAATTGCTAATCTCATTAATACCAATACTTTAAAAATTAAAAACATACTGTCCGCAGAAAATACTTTAAAAAATTATCAAAGACCCGAAATTAAAAATGTGACTTTAAAAGCTGATGACGGAACGCCTTTATATGGTAAAATTATTTTGCCGACCGATTTCGATGCAAACAAAAAATATCCGGTAATTGTTTATTTATACAACGGTCCGCACGCCCAATTGATAACAGATGCTTTCCCTGCTTCCGGGAATTTGTGGTATGAATTCATGGCGCAGAAAGGATACATCGTTTTCACTATGGACGGGCGGGGTTCTTCTAACCGCGGATTAAAATTCGAACAGGCCATTTTTAGAAATGCTGGCGAAACTGAAATGAAAGACCAGTTGCAGGGAGTCGATTATCTGAAATCTCTGCCTTATGTGGATGCTGATCGGTTGGGAATTCATGGTTGGAGTTATGGCGGATTTATGACCACGAGTTTCATGCTGAAGCATCCAGACGTTTTCAAAGTAGGAGTTGCCGGCGGTCCGGTCATCGACTGGAATATGTACGAAATTATGTATACCGAGAGATATATGGATACCCCCCAAAGTAATCCTGAAGGGTACAGGCAAGCCAATCTTTTGGATAAAGTGCAGAATTTAAAAGGACATTTACTGATGATTCACGGAGCGCAGGATAATGTGGTGGTTTGGCAGCATTCCATAAATTTTCTAAAAGCAGCCGTCGATCATGGGGTGCAAATGGATTATTTCGTTTATCCCGGACATGAACATAATGTGGTAGGAAAAGACAGAGTGCATCTGATGCAAAAAGTAACTGATTATTTTGATGAATATTTAAAAAAATAA
- a CDS encoding phosphatase PAP2 family protein yields the protein MRKSVSILALLFSVSVFSQKIDSAVQTGIQEFQLSESTTLIYQKPRISDIYRKIPKNLAGVGQNVVSKNIYGYSLLALGSTIALVAVDPAILKTGRRLGESVGFSEDHTYYNLGPFKIIPGDIGSFVYFMGNGTVFILIGTGLATYGLLADDYRAQSTSMQLVQSILLSGLISQPLKRLSGRESPFETANSVRDHSNWNPVPSFPAYQKNTSKYDAMPSGHLITGIAAWIVLSENYPEKKWIKPLGFSLMGLMSFEMVQSKVHWASDYPIAILLGYLIGKNVAKNAMIKKTNGTVAIQQKKYKLNISSTNFYGIQLMGINVDF from the coding sequence ATGAGAAAAAGTGTATCCATATTGGCTCTGTTGTTTTCAGTATCCGTTTTTTCGCAGAAAATAGATTCGGCGGTTCAAACAGGAATACAGGAGTTTCAGCTTTCGGAAAGCACGACCTTAATTTATCAGAAACCAAGGATATCAGATATCTACAGAAAGATTCCTAAAAATTTGGCTGGAGTCGGTCAGAATGTTGTTTCTAAAAATATCTATGGCTACTCTTTACTTGCACTGGGTTCTACTATTGCATTGGTTGCCGTAGATCCCGCTATTTTGAAAACGGGCAGAAGATTGGGGGAAAGTGTAGGATTTAGCGAAGATCATACCTATTATAATTTGGGTCCTTTTAAAATAATCCCGGGTGACATAGGTTCTTTTGTGTATTTTATGGGAAACGGAACCGTCTTTATTCTCATCGGAACAGGTTTAGCGACCTACGGCTTGCTGGCCGATGATTACCGTGCTCAGAGTACATCGATGCAACTGGTGCAAAGTATTTTGCTGTCTGGACTTATTTCTCAGCCATTAAAGCGACTTAGCGGAAGAGAAAGTCCTTTTGAGACTGCAAATTCAGTGAGAGATCACAGTAACTGGAATCCTGTGCCTTCATTTCCGGCTTACCAGAAAAACACCTCGAAGTACGATGCAATGCCTTCCGGTCATTTAATTACCGGAATCGCTGCCTGGATTGTTTTATCTGAAAATTACCCTGAAAAAAAATGGATCAAACCACTCGGTTTTAGTTTGATGGGATTGATGAGTTTTGAAATGGTCCAAAGTAAAGTGCATTGGGCATCAGATTACCCTATTGCGATTCTTCTGGGTTATCTGATTGGCAAAAACGTCGCCAAAAATGCAATGATAAAAAAGACCAATGGTACTGTTGCGATTCAGCAGAAAAAATATAAACTCAATATCTCATCAACCAATTTTTATGGAATCCAACTGATGGGAATTAACGTTGATTTTTGA
- a CDS encoding phosphatase PAP2 family protein, which translates to MKKIFLVLTILNLYCFDFAQVKDTIKTENKRFDFQYKKLYVPAGLMLSGIISDGSGSESLKNEVAEERNEHLFGFQNHADDYLQFAPFIAIYGFELAGMKPATDWQNRTAILIKGQLLNLGLVYILKTTLKHTRPDGTAYSFPSGHTANVFAGATMLSIEYGKDYKWVPYAAYGTATTVGLMRIANNKHYISDVLFGAGLGILSMKVAYWTHQYKWNQTKTTADPFAGTIY; encoded by the coding sequence ATGAAAAAAATCTTTCTGGTCCTGACGATCCTGAATTTGTATTGCTTTGATTTTGCTCAAGTTAAAGATACAATAAAAACAGAGAATAAGCGATTCGACTTTCAATATAAAAAACTTTACGTTCCTGCAGGTTTAATGCTTTCAGGAATCATTTCAGATGGAAGCGGTTCGGAATCTTTAAAAAATGAGGTGGCAGAAGAGCGGAACGAACATCTGTTCGGTTTCCAAAATCATGCGGATGATTATTTACAATTTGCTCCATTCATTGCGATTTACGGTTTTGAACTCGCCGGAATGAAACCCGCAACCGATTGGCAAAACCGAACTGCAATTTTAATCAAAGGACAGTTGCTAAATCTTGGCTTGGTTTATATTCTGAAAACAACTTTAAAACACACCCGACCAGATGGCACTGCTTATTCGTTTCCGTCCGGTCATACTGCAAATGTTTTTGCTGGGGCTACCATGCTTTCCATCGAATATGGTAAGGATTACAAATGGGTCCCTTATGCCGCTTATGGCACAGCAACAACGGTGGGCTTGATGAGAATCGCAAATAACAAGCATTATATTTCGGATGTTCTTTTCGGCGCTGGGTTGGGAATTCTGTCGATGAAAGTTGCTTATTGGACTCATCAGTACAAGTGGAACCAAACAAAAACTACCGCAGATCCTTTCGCAGGAACGATTTACTGA
- a CDS encoding YceI family protein: protein MATKWNLDPTHSEITFKVRHMMISNVKGGFTNFNVEMEAEDDTFKNVHVKVAIQTDSINTNNTDRDTHLKSEDFFNVAANPVITFESDSLSSDITGNLTINGITKPIKLDVDFGGINVDPWGQTKAGFSFEGKISRKDFGLNWNAALETGGVMVSDEVKIAGELQFVKA, encoded by the coding sequence ATGGCTACAAAATGGAATTTAGACCCAACTCACAGTGAAATTACTTTTAAAGTAAGACACATGATGATTTCTAACGTTAAAGGTGGCTTCACCAATTTTAATGTAGAAATGGAAGCGGAAGATGACACTTTCAAAAACGTACATGTAAAAGTTGCAATTCAGACAGATTCTATCAATACGAACAATACCGACCGCGATACCCATTTGAAAAGTGAAGATTTCTTCAACGTTGCTGCAAACCCAGTCATTACTTTTGAGTCTGATTCTCTGAGCAGTGATATTACAGGAAATTTGACAATCAACGGTATTACAAAACCAATTAAATTAGATGTAGATTTCGGAGGAATCAATGTAGATCCTTGGGGACAGACCAAAGCTGGCTTCTCTTTCGAAGGTAAAATCAGCAGAAAAGATTTTGGTTTAAACTGGAATGCTGCTTTGGAAACAGGTGGCGTAATGGTTTCTGACGAGGTGAAAATTGCAGGCGAGCTACAATTTGTAAAAGCATAA
- the ygiD gene encoding 4,5-DOPA-extradiol-dioxygenase, whose amino-acid sequence MNIKDLSIISDRFPETEKMPVLFLGHGSPMNAIEENQFVQGFRKISKEIPKPNAILCISAHWFTNGTFVTAMEMPKTIHDFYGFPKELFEVQYPAKGSPELAKETAALLAPTVVGEDHNWGLDHGAWSVIRHLYPNADIPVIQLSIDYTKPPQFHFDLASQLQKLRKKGILIIGSGNIVHNLRLVDFRNIDTIGYGYDWALEAREKTNNWILDGNFKNLIEYQKQGTFLQTAVPTPDHFLPLIYSLGLKEKSEELSLFNDELIAGSLSMTSVRIG is encoded by the coding sequence ATGAATATCAAAGACTTATCAATCATTTCCGACCGTTTTCCAGAAACCGAAAAAATGCCGGTTCTTTTTCTTGGTCACGGGTCGCCGATGAATGCGATAGAAGAAAACCAGTTTGTTCAGGGTTTCAGAAAAATTTCAAAAGAAATTCCGAAACCGAATGCTATTCTTTGTATTTCTGCGCACTGGTTTACAAACGGAACTTTTGTTACCGCAATGGAAATGCCGAAAACCATTCATGATTTTTACGGTTTTCCGAAAGAACTTTTTGAGGTTCAGTATCCTGCAAAAGGAAGTCCCGAACTGGCAAAAGAAACGGCAGCATTACTGGCACCTACTGTTGTAGGCGAAGACCACAACTGGGGACTGGATCACGGTGCGTGGAGTGTCATCAGACATCTGTACCCCAATGCCGACATTCCGGTAATTCAGTTAAGTATCGATTATACCAAACCGCCGCAATTTCATTTCGATCTGGCAAGTCAACTACAAAAATTACGGAAAAAAGGAATTCTAATAATCGGCAGTGGAAATATTGTTCATAATTTACGGCTGGTAGATTTCCGAAATATCGATACGATAGGTTACGGCTACGACTGGGCTTTGGAAGCCCGCGAAAAAACAAACAACTGGATCCTGGACGGTAATTTTAAAAATCTTATTGAATATCAGAAACAGGGAACATTTCTACAAACTGCTGTTCCCACGCCCGATCATTTTTTGCCGCTCATTTATTCTTTAGGTTTAAAGGAAAAATCAGAAGAACTCTCATTATTTAATGATGAATTAATTGCCGGAAGCTTGAGTATGACCAGCGTACGAATTGGTTAA
- a CDS encoding acyl-CoA carboxylase subunit beta, whose product MDLEFNKREDQNKLKLGAISTLLSEIKKGGGEKRLQKQRDEGKLTARERIDYLLDKNADSIEIGAFAGYEMYEEHGGCPSGGVVVVMGYVSGRQCLVVANDASVKAGAWFPITAKKNLRAQEISMENKLPIIYLVDSAGVFLPMQDEIFPDKEHFGRIFRNNAKMSSMGIIQISAVMGSCVAGGAYLPIMSDEAMIVDKTGSIFLAGSYLVKAAIGETIDNETLGGATTHCEISGVTDYKAKDDKHALDRIKNIMKSIGDFEKAGFDRIESFPPKENIEDIFGHMPVSRSDQYDTFNIIKCLVDHSEYEEYKPDYGKSIICATARIDGWSVGIVANQRKLVKNGKGEMQFGGVIYSDSADKATRFIANCNQRKIPLLFLQDVTGFMVGSKSEQGGIIKDGAKMVNAVANSVVPKFTVITGNSYGAGNYAMCGKAYDPRLIVAWPWAELAVMGGSQAAKVLAQIQTSTLKKQGIEIGEKEHQEILDSISKKYQKQTEPTYAAARLWTDAIINPVETRKWISMGIEAANHAPITEKFNLGVIQV is encoded by the coding sequence ATGGATTTAGAATTTAACAAAAGAGAAGATCAAAATAAATTAAAACTCGGCGCCATTTCCACTTTGCTTTCTGAAATAAAGAAAGGTGGTGGTGAGAAACGGCTGCAGAAACAAAGAGATGAAGGCAAGTTAACGGCGCGCGAACGAATTGACTATCTTCTTGATAAAAACGCAGATTCTATTGAAATCGGTGCTTTTGCCGGTTATGAAATGTATGAGGAACACGGCGGTTGCCCCAGTGGAGGAGTCGTGGTTGTGATGGGATATGTTTCAGGCCGACAATGTCTGGTGGTAGCCAATGATGCCTCGGTAAAAGCCGGCGCCTGGTTTCCGATAACAGCAAAGAAGAATCTTCGCGCTCAGGAAATTTCCATGGAGAATAAATTGCCCATTATTTATTTGGTAGATTCTGCAGGAGTTTTCTTACCAATGCAGGATGAGATTTTCCCCGATAAAGAACATTTTGGAAGAATATTCAGGAACAATGCAAAAATGAGTTCCATGGGAATTATCCAGATTTCTGCGGTAATGGGAAGTTGTGTGGCAGGTGGCGCCTATCTTCCGATTATGAGTGACGAAGCCATGATTGTAGATAAAACAGGTTCTATATTTTTAGCAGGAAGTTATCTGGTGAAAGCGGCGATTGGTGAAACTATTGATAATGAAACTTTAGGAGGAGCCACTACCCATTGCGAGATTTCCGGTGTGACCGACTATAAAGCGAAAGACGATAAACATGCTTTGGATAGAATTAAAAATATCATGAAGTCCATCGGTGATTTCGAAAAAGCAGGTTTCGACAGAATCGAAAGTTTCCCGCCAAAAGAAAATATCGAAGATATTTTCGGACACATGCCGGTTTCACGATCTGACCAATATGATACTTTTAATATTATTAAATGCCTAGTTGATCACTCCGAATATGAAGAATACAAACCGGATTACGGGAAATCAATTATTTGTGCGACCGCAAGAATCGACGGTTGGAGCGTAGGAATTGTCGCCAATCAACGGAAATTAGTAAAAAATGGCAAAGGAGAAATGCAGTTTGGCGGCGTTATTTATTCGGATTCGGCTGATAAAGCGACCCGTTTTATTGCCAATTGCAACCAGAGAAAAATCCCATTGCTGTTCTTACAGGACGTGACCGGATTTATGGTAGGTTCCAAATCTGAACAAGGTGGCATTATCAAAGACGGTGCAAAAATGGTGAATGCTGTTGCTAATTCCGTAGTGCCGAAATTTACTGTAATTACAGGAAATTCCTACGGTGCCGGAAATTATGCGATGTGTGGAAAAGCGTATGATCCGAGATTAATTGTTGCCTGGCCATGGGCAGAACTTGCGGTAATGGGCGGAAGCCAGGCTGCTAAAGTTCTGGCGCAAATTCAAACTTCAACTTTGAAAAAGCAAGGCATAGAAATCGGAGAAAAAGAACATCAGGAAATTCTGGATTCCATTTCCAAAAAATACCAAAAGCAAACGGAGCCCACTTATGCCGCAGCACGATTATGGACTGATGCCATCATTAATCCTGTAGAAACCCGAAAATGGATTTCTATGGGAATTGAAGCCGCTAACCATGCACCAATTACAGAGAAATTTAATTTAGGGGTGATTCAGGTTTAA
- a CDS encoding DMT family transporter, with amino-acid sequence MIVFLWGFTAILGKLISANAQVLTFYRMLFAALFLFIFIRFFKKESIKISKKLFIQLSVIGGFMAFHWLCFFYAIKVSNVSIALSCLSLSTLFASILEPIIFKRKIDISEVIMGVVIVICMSLIFKTEFQYKEGIFYGILTALFGTIFSVFNGKIFGKTSSGNIIFYEIFSGFLILTAFFLLTGQIFHLNEISTHDLTLVIILASVFTAFPMLESVNLMKYISPFTLILTVNLEPVYGIILAFFIFGESEEMSPIFYGASLIMILAIIVNGILKSRKKTAVKKVQN; translated from the coding sequence ATGATTGTATTTCTTTGGGGATTTACTGCCATTTTAGGAAAACTCATTTCCGCCAATGCTCAAGTGCTGACTTTTTACCGCATGCTTTTTGCAGCGTTATTTTTATTTATTTTCATCCGCTTTTTCAAAAAAGAAAGCATCAAAATTTCTAAAAAACTTTTCATTCAACTTTCGGTAATTGGAGGATTCATGGCCTTTCACTGGCTCTGTTTTTTCTACGCGATCAAGGTTTCAAATGTTTCCATTGCGCTGAGCTGTTTATCGCTTTCCACCTTGTTTGCTTCCATTTTAGAACCTATTATTTTTAAAAGGAAGATCGATATTTCAGAGGTGATCATGGGAGTGGTGATCGTGATTTGTATGAGCCTCATTTTCAAGACTGAATTTCAGTATAAAGAAGGAATTTTCTATGGAATTCTTACCGCTCTTTTCGGAACCATATTTTCTGTTTTTAATGGAAAGATCTTTGGCAAAACCAGTTCGGGTAACATTATTTTCTATGAAATATTTTCGGGATTCCTCATTCTAACCGCATTTTTTCTATTGACGGGGCAGATTTTTCACCTTAATGAAATAAGCACCCATGATTTGACGTTAGTTATCATATTAGCAAGTGTTTTCACCGCTTTCCCAATGTTGGAATCCGTGAATTTAATGAAATACATCTCGCCGTTTACCTTAATTTTAACAGTAAATCTGGAGCCTGTTTACGGGATTATCCTTGCGTTTTTTATCTTTGGAGAATCTGAGGAAATGAGCCCCATATTTTACGGTGCTTCTTTAATTATGATTTTGGCAATTATTGTCAATGGAATTTTGAAATCAAGAAAAAAGACAGCTGTAAAAAAAGTACAGAATTGA
- a CDS encoding putative type IX sorting system protein PorV2 codes for MRKLFFAALVTSGVFSEAQIVRKYSNEFLNIGAGARGLAMGGAVISNQNDVYSPMWNPAGLTGVDRDWQGAAMHAEYFESIAKYDYIAYAKPLDNNGGVFAISIVRLGVDNILNTTQLIDPEGNIDYDKITSFSQSDYAALLSYAFHPGGNQKIDVGVNAKLVYRNVGKFASGYGFGFDLGAVYHSDIGWNYGAVMKDITTTVNFWTINQKELSAVVNGEEFNPAPKDKMELTMPKLNLGMSRNFEINRDLELMPEVGINVDFAKTAAVISTDFASITPYAGAELKFQDMIFVRVGLNRFQTVTDIENLKRKVSFQPSAGIGIKYHGLTLDYAITNSGIGGSNFYSNFFSLKLDMGDFRN; via the coding sequence ATGAGAAAATTATTCTTTGCCGCTTTAGTTACTTCAGGAGTTTTTTCTGAAGCTCAAATTGTGCGAAAATATTCAAACGAATTTCTCAACATCGGTGCTGGTGCGAGAGGCCTGGCCATGGGTGGCGCTGTAATTTCTAATCAAAACGATGTCTATTCGCCAATGTGGAATCCGGCAGGTTTAACCGGTGTTGACCGTGATTGGCAGGGAGCAGCAATGCACGCTGAATATTTTGAATCCATTGCTAAATACGACTATATCGCTTATGCAAAACCTTTAGATAACAATGGAGGAGTTTTTGCAATTTCCATCGTCCGACTCGGAGTTGACAACATCCTGAACACTACCCAACTGATTGATCCTGAAGGAAATATCGATTACGATAAAATCACCAGTTTTTCACAGTCCGATTATGCGGCGTTACTTTCTTATGCCTTTCACCCGGGCGGGAATCAGAAAATAGATGTCGGTGTTAATGCAAAACTAGTTTACAGAAATGTGGGAAAATTTGCAAGTGGCTATGGTTTTGGATTTGATTTAGGAGCGGTTTATCATTCCGATATCGGCTGGAATTATGGTGCTGTAATGAAAGATATTACAACGACCGTCAACTTCTGGACCATCAATCAAAAAGAACTTTCGGCCGTGGTGAACGGTGAAGAATTTAATCCCGCACCAAAAGACAAGATGGAATTAACCATGCCTAAATTAAATTTAGGAATGAGCAGAAATTTCGAAATCAACCGGGATTTGGAACTCATGCCGGAAGTTGGAATCAATGTTGATTTTGCCAAAACGGCAGCGGTTATTTCGACCGATTTTGCAAGTATTACGCCTTATGCGGGAGCCGAACTTAAATTTCAGGACATGATTTTTGTGAGAGTTGGCTTAAACAGATTTCAGACGGTAACCGATATTGAAAATCTAAAAAGAAAAGTTTCCTTTCAGCCCAGTGCTGGGATCGGAATTAAATATCACGGTTTAACTTTAGATTATGCCATTACTAATTCTGGAATCGGTGGCTCTAACTTCTATTCTAATTTCTTTTCTTTGAAATTGGATATGGGAGATTTCAGAAATTAA